A section of the Bacillus sp. HSf4 genome encodes:
- a CDS encoding DUF3311 domain-containing protein, with protein sequence MNKRFLIAILFFIPFIGQLVLLPFVNRIEPVIFGLPFFHFWLVLWIVLTPLITFVIYRLEKSGGYE encoded by the coding sequence GTGAATAAACGGTTTTTGATTGCGATTCTTTTCTTCATCCCTTTTATCGGCCAGCTTGTCTTGCTGCCGTTTGTCAACCGGATTGAGCCGGTCATTTTCGGGCTTCCGTTTTTCCACTTTTGGCTCGTATTATGGATCGTCTTGACACCGTTGATTACATTCGTGATTTACAGATTAGAAAAAAGCGGAGGTTATGAATGA
- a CDS encoding sodium:solute symporter codes for MQGNLTALLITAAIILSVVCIGFLAGSNKQSRKSVEEWSVGGRRFGGLLVWFLVGADLYTAYTFLGLTSTAFTSGSAAFFAIPYSVLAYFIAYFFLPKIWHVAKEHRLTTLADYARERFNSKLVSSLVAIVGVLMLIPYICLQLSGIQDTLRVAGTNFINVNAVVIISFILVALYTFFSGIKGPTYTAIIKDILVWVMMLFMVVSLPLIHFNGWTPMIDKLASEAPQMLTIPSDGPRGIAWFITASIVSALALFMWAHAATGVFTANSADALRKNSMFLPLYNIVLILVIFLGFIAFLVLPEDTNPRLALLYLIQTSYGGVTQGFAYSTIALASLIPCSIMAIGASNLFANNLYRDLINPRVSGNRLTMITRSMVFVVIGLALLFGMLFPAALVTLQLLGVSGMVQIFPAIVISLFWRNQTKEATVIGLIIGLIVTFTVYVTKTSFGIYEGFWGLLANLVFLVILNPFFVKNVKTNSVVSFLFDAKKSVQKSA; via the coding sequence ATGCAGGGAAATTTAACAGCTCTTTTGATAACGGCGGCCATTATCCTGAGCGTTGTCTGTATCGGATTTTTGGCCGGAAGCAACAAACAATCGCGCAAATCGGTTGAAGAATGGTCTGTCGGCGGAAGGCGATTCGGCGGGCTCCTCGTCTGGTTTCTCGTCGGCGCCGACCTCTATACGGCGTATACGTTTTTAGGGCTGACAAGCACGGCATTTACAAGCGGAAGCGCAGCTTTTTTTGCTATTCCTTATTCTGTTCTGGCATATTTTATCGCTTACTTTTTCCTGCCGAAAATATGGCATGTGGCAAAAGAACACCGCTTGACAACCCTTGCTGATTATGCGCGGGAACGATTCAACAGCAAACTCGTGTCATCGCTTGTTGCGATCGTCGGCGTCCTGATGCTGATTCCCTACATCTGTCTTCAGCTCAGCGGAATCCAGGACACGCTGCGGGTCGCGGGAACGAATTTTATTAACGTGAATGCGGTCGTCATCATATCTTTTATACTTGTCGCGCTTTATACGTTTTTCAGCGGTATTAAAGGGCCTACATATACCGCCATTATTAAGGATATTTTAGTTTGGGTGATGATGTTGTTTATGGTCGTTTCTCTGCCGCTCATTCATTTTAACGGCTGGACGCCGATGATTGACAAACTGGCAAGTGAAGCACCGCAAATGCTTACCATCCCTTCCGATGGACCAAGGGGAATTGCCTGGTTTATTACCGCCTCGATCGTTTCCGCCCTCGCCTTATTTATGTGGGCGCACGCGGCAACGGGTGTTTTTACGGCGAACAGCGCTGATGCCCTCAGGAAAAACAGCATGTTTCTCCCATTGTATAATATCGTGCTGATCCTTGTGATCTTCCTTGGATTTATCGCTTTTCTCGTCCTTCCTGAGGACACGAACCCAAGACTTGCTTTGCTTTATTTGATTCAGACGTCCTATGGCGGTGTCACACAAGGATTTGCCTATTCGACGATCGCTCTGGCCAGTCTCATCCCGTGCTCGATTATGGCGATCGGGGCGTCCAATCTGTTTGCCAACAATTTATACCGCGATTTGATTAATCCCCGCGTTTCGGGAAACCGGCTGACGATGATCACGCGTTCGATGGTATTTGTCGTTATCGGTCTTGCGCTGTTATTCGGAATGCTGTTCCCGGCGGCGCTTGTGACGCTTCAGCTTCTCGGGGTATCCGGAATGGTGCAGATTTTCCCGGCCATCGTCATCAGCTTGTTCTGGAGAAACCAGACAAAAGAAGCGACGGTCATCGGTTTGATTATCGGCCTTATCGTGACGTTTACGGTTTATGTGACGAAAACCTCATTCGGCATTTACGAAGGGTTCTGGGGGCTTTTAGCCAATCTCGTCTTTCTCGTGATCCTGAATCCGTTCTTTGTGAAAAATGTGAAGACAAATTCTGTCGTCAGCTTTTTGTTTGATGCAAAGAAAAGCGTGCAAAAAAGCGCCTGA
- a CDS encoding S41 family peptidase has product MKQQLKLFLAVLITAVAASALTLFIVQRENGGTVYSASNGDKFDKLMAAYDKIKSDYYQNTDDEKLTDGAIKGMLEALDDPYSTYMDKKEATSFEESITSSFEGIGAQVEEKNGQILIVAPIKGSPAEKAGLKPHDEIQKVDGKSVKGKTVNEAVAMIRGKKGTEVKLVLNREGVGQIDVTIKRDTIPIETVYSKMIDGHIGEIQITSFSENTSKELTKAIDSLTEKGADRFVLDLRGNPGGLMDQAITMSNLFVDKGKTILQVEPKNGKKEVYKAENERKVTKPTVVLVNGGTASAAEIMAAALHQSSGIPIVGEKTFGKGTVQNAENFADGSTVKLTIAKWLTPNGDWIHEKGIKPQYKAELPSYAKLPYLDSKKEYKSGSTGDEVKAAQQMLKALGYTIKPTGSFDDQTAAAVKKFQKDQKLKATGIITGETTISLTNKLQKKLSENDTQLDKAIEILKKEK; this is encoded by the coding sequence TTGAAACAGCAGTTAAAACTCTTTTTGGCAGTATTGATTACTGCCGTCGCCGCTTCGGCACTAACGCTTTTTATCGTACAAAGAGAAAACGGCGGGACAGTATATTCCGCATCAAACGGCGATAAATTTGACAAGCTGATGGCGGCGTATGACAAAATCAAGAGCGACTATTATCAAAATACAGACGATGAAAAGCTGACAGATGGTGCGATCAAAGGGATGCTAGAGGCTTTGGATGATCCGTATTCTACATATATGGACAAAAAAGAGGCCACAAGTTTTGAAGAAAGCATTACCTCTTCTTTTGAAGGAATCGGCGCCCAAGTGGAAGAGAAAAATGGACAAATTTTAATCGTCGCGCCTATTAAAGGCTCACCGGCAGAAAAAGCGGGCTTGAAGCCGCATGACGAAATTCAGAAAGTTGACGGCAAAAGCGTCAAAGGCAAAACTGTCAACGAAGCGGTTGCGATGATCCGCGGCAAAAAAGGCACGGAAGTCAAGCTGGTCTTAAACAGGGAAGGCGTCGGGCAAATCGATGTCACCATTAAGCGTGATACGATTCCGATTGAAACGGTTTATTCGAAAATGATCGATGGCCATATCGGCGAAATCCAAATTACGTCTTTCTCGGAAAACACGTCTAAAGAGCTGACAAAAGCGATTGACAGCCTCACCGAAAAAGGGGCGGACCGTTTTGTATTGGATCTCAGGGGCAACCCGGGAGGCCTGATGGACCAAGCGATTACAATGAGCAACCTATTCGTTGATAAAGGCAAAACGATTTTGCAAGTTGAACCGAAAAACGGTAAAAAAGAAGTATATAAAGCGGAAAATGAACGAAAAGTGACCAAGCCGACCGTTGTTCTCGTCAACGGAGGAACGGCGAGCGCCGCTGAAATCATGGCAGCTGCGCTGCATCAGTCTTCCGGTATTCCGATTGTCGGTGAAAAAACGTTCGGAAAAGGTACGGTGCAAAACGCGGAAAACTTCGCCGACGGATCAACAGTCAAGCTGACGATTGCCAAATGGCTGACGCCAAACGGGGACTGGATTCATGAAAAAGGGATCAAGCCGCAATACAAGGCCGAGCTTCCAAGCTACGCCAAACTGCCGTACCTCGACTCCAAAAAAGAGTATAAGTCAGGCAGCACAGGAGACGAAGTGAAAGCCGCACAGCAAATGCTCAAAGCGCTCGGCTACACGATAAAACCGACCGGCTCCTTCGATGATCAGACAGCAGCCGCCGTGAAAAAGTTTCAAAAAGATCAAAAGCTGAAGGCAACCGGAATCATCACCGGCGAGACAACCATCAGCCTGACAAACAAGCTGCAGAAAAAGCTTTCCGAAAACGATACACAGCTTGATAAAGCGATTGAAATTTTGAAAAAAGAAAAATAA
- a CDS encoding class I SAM-dependent methyltransferase, producing the protein MSDYLDMLATFGVSGAHPGGMRLTKAVLAKADIDPELPILDAGCGTGQTAAYLSHLQFPVTALDSDPVMIEKAKKRFAKEQLSVPLFQSRLEKTPFQDESFACVLTESVLSFTDFKAALKEIRRLLMPGGKLIGIEVSLLNGGLTKEDKKVITDFYGFTVLYNNDEWVHALRKEGFSQVEIVPSMLEETVDLEAVTEMDLSPVISAKAYHTMEQHHQLLAKYQHDLSFIVFICS; encoded by the coding sequence TTGAGCGATTATTTAGACATGCTGGCCACTTTCGGCGTCTCAGGCGCCCACCCCGGCGGCATGCGGCTGACAAAAGCGGTGCTTGCCAAAGCCGATATCGATCCGGAGCTGCCGATTCTTGATGCGGGCTGCGGAACCGGGCAGACCGCCGCCTATTTGAGCCACCTTCAGTTTCCAGTTACCGCCCTTGATTCAGATCCGGTCATGATTGAGAAAGCCAAAAAAAGGTTTGCAAAAGAACAGCTCTCCGTCCCGCTTTTTCAGTCCCGCCTCGAGAAAACGCCGTTTCAGGATGAAAGCTTCGCTTGTGTCTTAACAGAATCGGTGCTGAGTTTCACCGATTTCAAAGCGGCCTTAAAAGAAATCCGCCGGCTTCTGATGCCGGGCGGCAAGCTGATCGGCATTGAAGTTTCTCTTTTAAACGGCGGCCTCACAAAAGAGGATAAAAAAGTAATTACGGATTTTTACGGCTTTACCGTTTTATACAATAATGATGAATGGGTCCACGCTCTTCGGAAAGAAGGCTTTTCACAGGTTGAAATCGTTCCCAGCATGTTGGAAGAAACGGTTGACCTTGAAGCCGTTACCGAAATGGATTTGTCGCCTGTGATTTCGGCAAAAGCCTATCATACGATGGAACAGCACCATCAGCTTCTGGCCAAATATCAGCATGATCTCAGCTTTATCGTTTTTATATGCAGTTGA
- a CDS encoding D-Ala-D-Ala carboxypeptidase VanY — protein sequence MKIQYKYMPIASILSAAVLLGAGCSMNEEKNADSAQPQNTANTNQDAKDQKTNEKKDLEDQDFVLESKYFNQIKEVDGLPTIQNSDNILALVNKDYALPGDYAPADLTVPDVEFSFTEDIDKRYIRKEAAEALEKMFNAAKKDGFELVAVSGYRSYDRQKVIYDNEVSQKGEEKAKEAVAYPGQSEHQTGLAMDISSRSNGFALNEDFGNTKDGKWVEENAYKYGFIIRYPKNKEDITKYKYEPWHLRYVGKKAAKVIKEHDLTLEEYFEKVKKI from the coding sequence ATGAAAATACAATACAAATACATGCCGATCGCGTCAATCTTGAGTGCAGCTGTATTATTAGGCGCGGGTTGCTCAATGAATGAAGAAAAAAACGCAGACTCCGCTCAACCGCAAAATACGGCAAACACCAATCAAGATGCGAAAGATCAAAAAACAAATGAAAAAAAAGATCTGGAAGATCAAGATTTTGTACTTGAAAGCAAATACTTTAATCAAATTAAAGAGGTTGACGGCCTGCCGACGATTCAAAATTCAGACAATATTCTCGCGCTTGTCAACAAAGATTATGCCCTGCCTGGAGACTATGCACCTGCGGATTTAACAGTGCCTGACGTCGAATTTTCATTTACCGAAGATATCGACAAGCGCTATATTAGAAAAGAGGCTGCTGAGGCTCTGGAGAAGATGTTCAATGCCGCGAAGAAAGACGGGTTTGAACTTGTTGCGGTGTCCGGCTACAGATCTTATGACAGACAAAAAGTGATCTATGACAATGAAGTAAGCCAAAAGGGTGAGGAAAAAGCGAAAGAAGCCGTCGCTTATCCGGGACAGAGCGAGCACCAGACAGGTTTGGCAATGGACATTTCCAGCAGAAGCAACGGCTTTGCCCTTAACGAGGACTTCGGCAATACGAAAGACGGAAAATGGGTTGAGGAAAACGCCTATAAATACGGCTTTATCATCCGCTATCCGAAAAATAAAGAAGACATTACCAAATACAAATATGAACCTTGGCATTTGCGGTATGTAGGCAAAAAGGCCGCCAAAGTGATCAAGGAACATGATCTGACGCTTGAAGAGTATTTCGAAAAAGTCAAAAAGATATAA
- the deoD gene encoding purine-nucleoside phosphorylase, whose protein sequence is MSVHIGAEKGQIAETVLLPGDPLRAKYIADTYLENVECYNQVRGMYGFTGTYKGKRVSVQGTGMGVPSISIYVNELIRSYDVKNLIRVGSCGAIKEDVKVRDVILAMTSSTDSQINRVAFGSIDFAPCANFELLKAAYDAAKERNIPVTAGNVFTADQFYNDDSQIEKLAKHGVLAIEMETTALYTLAAKFGRNALSILTVSDHVVTGEETTAEERQTTFNDMILLALDTALR, encoded by the coding sequence ATGAGTGTACATATTGGCGCGGAAAAAGGGCAAATTGCAGAAACGGTGCTGCTGCCCGGAGACCCGCTGCGCGCAAAATACATCGCAGATACATATTTGGAAAATGTCGAATGCTATAACCAAGTTCGGGGTATGTACGGTTTTACCGGCACATATAAAGGAAAACGCGTTTCCGTACAGGGGACGGGCATGGGTGTACCGTCCATTTCGATCTATGTGAATGAACTGATCAGAAGCTATGATGTGAAAAACCTGATTCGTGTCGGTTCATGCGGCGCTATCAAAGAAGACGTTAAAGTGAGAGATGTTATTCTCGCGATGACCTCTTCCACCGATTCGCAAATCAACAGGGTGGCGTTTGGTTCGATCGATTTTGCGCCATGCGCAAATTTCGAGCTTTTAAAAGCGGCGTATGATGCTGCGAAGGAGCGGAATATCCCGGTAACGGCAGGAAATGTTTTTACGGCGGACCAATTCTACAATGATGACAGCCAAATCGAAAAGCTTGCCAAGCACGGCGTGCTGGCGATTGAAATGGAAACGACAGCTCTCTATACATTAGCGGCGAAATTCGGCCGGAACGCTTTGTCGATTCTCACGGTCAGCGATCATGTGGTGACAGGCGAGGAAACGACGGCTGAAGAAAGACAGACCACATTCAACGATATGATTTTATTGGCGCTTGACACAGCTTTACGGTAG
- a CDS encoding permease gives MFRSLNHYLLDFTGILVIGILLCLLSIGGSLSAGLPFHLPASIQQLNTIFISILIEALPFVLIGVLMAGFIQIFITEEHIRSLFPKNKFFAVIVSCLLGACFPACECGIVPIVRRLVAKGVPIYAGVGFLLTGPLINPMVILSTYMAFGNDVRMAVLRGAVGFTAALLTAFFVSFMFRSNQLKTKETRREHDSGHVKAPFSERLFAMLKHAIDEFFDMGRYLIIGSFIAALVQTYIPLKSLFLAGGGMIDSTLVMMGLAYFLSLCSEADAFIGASFTSLFPHSSILGFLVFGPMLDLKNTIMMLHAFKPKFVICLSILITVFVYICVKVVSLL, from the coding sequence ATGTTTCGTTCGCTTAACCATTATCTTTTAGATTTTACAGGCATTCTCGTCATCGGCATTTTATTATGCCTATTGTCGATCGGCGGCTCGCTTTCAGCCGGACTTCCTTTTCATCTGCCCGCTTCCATCCAGCAGCTGAATACGATTTTTATCAGCATTTTAATTGAGGCGTTGCCCTTTGTCTTGATCGGCGTTTTAATGGCCGGTTTCATTCAAATTTTTATCACTGAAGAACATATCCGCTCTCTTTTTCCAAAAAACAAATTTTTCGCAGTGATTGTCAGCTGTTTGCTCGGCGCTTGTTTTCCTGCTTGTGAGTGCGGTATCGTACCGATCGTCAGACGGCTCGTCGCTAAAGGCGTTCCGATCTATGCCGGCGTCGGATTTCTTCTGACTGGTCCGCTGATTAATCCAATGGTCATCTTATCGACTTATATGGCTTTTGGCAATGATGTCCGAATGGCGGTTTTAAGGGGCGCCGTCGGGTTTACCGCCGCGCTCCTCACCGCCTTTTTCGTCAGCTTTATGTTTCGCTCAAACCAGCTGAAAACAAAAGAGACCCGCCGGGAGCATGATTCGGGTCATGTGAAAGCTCCCTTTTCAGAACGCCTCTTCGCTATGTTGAAGCATGCCATCGATGAATTTTTTGATATGGGAAGATATTTGATCATCGGGTCTTTCATCGCCGCTCTTGTGCAAACCTATATTCCCTTAAAATCTTTGTTTCTTGCAGGTGGCGGAATGATCGACTCCACATTGGTGATGATGGGACTTGCTTACTTTTTGTCGCTGTGCTCTGAAGCGGATGCGTTTATCGGCGCCTCCTTTACCAGCTTGTTTCCCCACTCCTCCATACTCGGATTTCTCGTATTCGGACCGATGCTTGATTTAAAAAATACGATCATGATGCTGCATGCATTCAAGCCGAAATTCGTGATTTGTCTTTCGATTTTGATCACGGTGTTCGTCTATATTTGCGTCAAAGTTGTCAGCTTGCTGTAG
- a CDS encoding TIGR03943 family protein, which yields MVFQPQQFLRALILAAFSGFIFKLHQTGEIYKLINPKYEYMSLIAAGAFAFLFIIQLSRIWTIREDHSGCCSCGHDHGRSKPFFIKMIHYAVIALPLITGFTFAPAVLNSSVAANKGTMLAKTSAPNTEGAGHVTTPEIENESSDIPKTAYDRKMAQFQQQNPLLMKDDLFADYYDEINENLDDYIGKHIKVKGFVHKEPGLKADQLVVSRFLITHCIADASLIGLLAEWDGAEHIKRDTWVELEGILGKASYQGTVIPIIQAKQWKTVQEPKHPYVYPVSINMTE from the coding sequence ATGGTATTTCAGCCGCAGCAGTTCCTGCGCGCACTTATTTTGGCCGCTTTTTCCGGTTTCATATTCAAGCTCCATCAGACGGGGGAAATCTATAAGCTGATCAACCCGAAATACGAATACATGAGCTTGATTGCCGCCGGTGCATTCGCTTTTCTGTTTATCATCCAGCTGTCAAGGATCTGGACCATCCGAGAGGATCATAGCGGATGCTGCAGCTGCGGTCATGATCACGGCCGCTCCAAGCCTTTCTTTATTAAAATGATCCATTATGCTGTGATCGCCTTACCGCTTATTACCGGCTTTACCTTCGCTCCAGCCGTGCTGAACTCATCTGTTGCCGCCAATAAAGGAACAATGCTCGCCAAAACATCCGCTCCGAACACCGAAGGCGCCGGACATGTGACAACACCTGAGATCGAAAACGAATCATCCGACATCCCCAAGACAGCCTATGATCGAAAAATGGCCCAGTTTCAACAGCAGAATCCGCTTCTGATGAAGGACGATCTGTTTGCCGATTACTATGATGAAATCAATGAAAATCTTGATGATTACATCGGAAAGCACATCAAAGTCAAAGGTTTTGTCCATAAAGAACCCGGCCTGAAAGCCGATCAGCTTGTCGTCTCCCGTTTTTTGATCACGCATTGTATCGCCGACGCCAGCTTGATCGGATTGCTTGCCGAATGGGACGGTGCCGAACATATAAAACGCGATACATGGGTTGAACTAGAGGGAATTCTCGGAAAAGCCTCCTATCAAGGAACCGTCATTCCGATCATTCAGGCAAAGCAATGGAAAACGGTTCAAGAGCCGAAGCATCCTTATGTCTATCCGGTGTCTATCAATATGACAGAGTAA
- a CDS encoding YodL domain-containing protein codes for MPLMLFKKKLTAYDVTIFQTPCFGEDKGYEMVYRTEINGRTHADVLERTFSTFNVYDTVPNDYKARFLATGDIVLIDEGKKGKTYYKLLSTGWRKINRILLQSS; via the coding sequence TTGCCGTTGATGTTGTTTAAAAAGAAGCTGACAGCTTATGATGTGACGATTTTTCAAACGCCTTGCTTTGGAGAAGATAAGGGATATGAGATGGTTTACAGAACAGAAATAAACGGCAGAACCCATGCGGATGTGCTTGAGCGGACGTTTTCCACCTTTAATGTGTATGACACGGTGCCGAATGACTATAAGGCCAGATTTCTTGCCACAGGCGACATCGTTTTAATCGATGAAGGGAAAAAAGGAAAAACCTACTATAAACTGCTATCAACAGGCTGGAGAAAGATCAACCGGATTTTACTCCAGTCGTCCTAA
- a CDS encoding phosphatase PAP2 family protein, translated as MRNTLIFTALFLVMAALIRVPAVQLIDVHIAKAAAALRQPLLTPFFKAMTGIGSSGLLLTVMLVLTLLLAYRKKAAASLYVYLLFLLERTVNEGLKDWISRPRPEVSHLVHETSFSFPSGHSMNAASMYPFIAYILLLHIPFFKKHRTAVLVWTGLVTILIGISRIYLGVHYTTDVIAGFSLGLALFFLFKKIGENYPLVRQN; from the coding sequence ATGCGTAACACACTCATTTTCACCGCACTTTTTCTGGTCATGGCCGCCCTCATCCGCGTTCCTGCTGTTCAGCTGATCGACGTTCATATCGCGAAGGCGGCCGCGGCTCTCAGACAGCCGCTCCTCACCCCGTTTTTTAAAGCGATGACAGGGATTGGGTCAAGCGGCTTGCTGCTGACCGTGATGCTCGTTTTGACACTGCTGCTCGCTTACCGCAAAAAAGCGGCGGCTTCACTGTATGTTTATCTGCTTTTTCTTCTGGAAAGAACGGTCAATGAAGGACTAAAAGACTGGATTTCCCGGCCGCGGCCTGAAGTGAGCCATCTCGTTCATGAGACATCCTTCAGCTTTCCGAGCGGGCATTCGATGAATGCGGCGAGCATGTATCCATTTATCGCATATATCCTTTTACTGCACATTCCTTTTTTCAAGAAGCACAGGACGGCCGTTTTGGTGTGGACAGGCCTGGTGACCATCCTGATCGGAATCAGCCGCATTTATCTCGGCGTCCATTACACAACCGATGTTATAGCAGGATTTTCTCTCGGTCTGGCGCTGTTTTTCCTCTTCAAGAAAATTGGCGAAAACTACCCGCTTGTTCGACAAAACTAG
- a CDS encoding YozD family protein: MKEIELMIDTEEIADFFYLELTRRGYIPNEDELFEIADITFDYLLAKCMIDEHIED; encoded by the coding sequence ATGAAAGAAATTGAGCTTATGATAGATACTGAAGAAATCGCTGATTTTTTTTATCTTGAGCTGACAAGAAGAGGCTACATACCGAATGAGGACGAACTGTTCGAAATTGCCGATATCACCTTTGATTACCTGCTTGCAAAATGTATGATAGATGAGCATATAGAAGATTAA
- a CDS encoding YozE family protein translates to MKSFYHYLMKYRHPKPKDAISEFANHAYHDHGFPKTSNQYDEISSYLELNGDYLSSMTTFDEAWEKYISETRQ, encoded by the coding sequence GTGAAATCCTTTTATCATTATTTAATGAAATACCGACATCCGAAGCCGAAAGACGCGATCAGTGAATTTGCCAATCACGCCTATCATGATCACGGGTTTCCGAAGACGTCAAACCAGTACGATGAAATCAGTTCATACCTTGAGCTCAATGGAGATTATTTATCATCGATGACGACATTTGATGAGGCTTGGGAAAAATATATATCGGAAACAAGGCAGTAA
- a CDS encoding YokU family protein, whose translation MKRCDWCGQTEAEHDRTTVYWELPDGTKAVEITETPAVSCGSCGMVYQEESIIQDIENQLLLIDTKALPSSVSFDTLMKTERILKRNYFDFSS comes from the coding sequence ATGAAGCGCTGTGACTGGTGCGGCCAGACGGAAGCAGAACATGACCGAACGACCGTATACTGGGAGCTGCCGGACGGCACAAAAGCGGTTGAAATCACGGAGACGCCCGCTGTCAGCTGCGGCAGCTGCGGGATGGTCTATCAGGAGGAATCCATCATTCAAGACATTGAAAACCAGCTGCTCTTGATCGATACAAAAGCACTGCCTTCATCCGTATCATTTGACACGCTAATGAAAACCGAGCGGATTTTAAAGCGCAATTATTTTGACTTCTCGTCTTAA